One window from the genome of Dioscorea cayenensis subsp. rotundata cultivar TDr96_F1 chromosome 3, TDr96_F1_v2_PseudoChromosome.rev07_lg8_w22 25.fasta, whole genome shotgun sequence encodes:
- the LOC120255016 gene encoding small cysteine and glycine repeat-containing protein 3-like — translation MAITTVHSKIIRWWWWRRWWRWVVLWLGDGAGGGGGGGGGGGGGGGGGGGGGGGGGWCWGCNGGGRRRRRRNNAERMKHHGGKPSYSSEFYRVGEYALCTKRGRCRGMRLLCPIHCEGPCFYDCEANCKAHCRF, via the exons ATGGCTATCACAACTGTTCACAGT AAAATTAttcggtggtggtggtggcggcgGTGGTGGAGGTGGGTGGTGTTATGGTTGGGGGATGGGGCggggggtggtggtggtggtggtggtggtggaggaggaggaggaggaggtggtggtggtggaggtggtggtggaggatGGTGTTGGGGATGCAATGGAGGCGGTAGACGAAGAAGACGTAGGAATAATGCCGAAAGAATGAAGCATCATGGTGGCAAGCCGAGTTACAGCAGCGAATTCTACAGAGTTGGAGAATATGCTCTATGCACGAAAAGAGGCCGGTGCCGGGGAATGCGACTTCTTTGCCCTATACATTGTGAAGGACCTTGCTTCTATGATTGTGAAGCCAATTGCAAAGCTCACTGCAGATTCTAA